ATCGCGGCTTTTTTCGCATCAATCTGAGCAAGCAGACCTGCGTCTTTGGAGTTCAATACCAATCGCTGCTGCTTCGCCCCGGCCAGCGCAGCCTGGGCACCGGCTACGGCGGCCTCAGCCTTCGCCAGATCAGCCTGATGTGCCTGCATGCCAGCCACCACGCTTAGTTTTGCAGCTTCTGCCGTCTCGAACTGCTGTTTTGTGGCTGCTCTGTTGCTCAACAGTGCCTGCTGACGCGTGAATTCGGATTCGGCCTGACTGACATTGGCCTGTGTCGCGCTAATTCCTGCTTGTGCCGCAGCTACCGCAGCCTGCGCCTGTTCTATGCCTGACTCGGCAGCGTTTATGCTCGCGTCTGCGGCTCGTTTTGCATCCTGATTTCCGGCATATTCAGCCTTCGTGCCCTCGAGTGCAGCTTCCGCCTCTTTGAGCATCGCCTGATAATCCGCATCATCGAGTTCGATCAGCAGTTGCCCGGCCTTGACGGCTTGGTAATCGCCTACCGTAACGCGTCGTACCGTACCGCTGATGCGTGTACTCAGAGGTGTTTGATCTGCGCGCACATAAGCATCATCGGTCCTTTGGACTCCCGCTCCAGATTCGTTACTTGTCCAATGGTCTCGAACGATGAAAAAAAGTCCCACAGCTATACCGAGGACAACGATTGGGACAATGACCGCACGTTTTGTCA
This is a stretch of genomic DNA from Granulicella sp. WH15. It encodes these proteins:
- a CDS encoding HlyD family secretion protein, with the protein product MTKRAVIVPIVVLGIAVGLFFIVRDHWTSNESGAGVQRTDDAYVRADQTPLSTRISGTVRRVTVGDYQAVKAGQLLIELDDADYQAMLKEAEAALEGTKAEYAGNQDAKRAADASINAAESGIEQAQAAVAAAQAGISATQANVSQAESEFTRQQALLSNRAATKQQFETAEAAKLSVVAGMQAHQADLAKAEAAVAGAQAALAGAKQQRLVLNSKDAGLLAQIDAKKAAIIVAQVNLSYTKIFAPADGSVGEFRVHPGQLVGAGVQVVNLVQSGIWIQANYRETQLGRVRQGDSADVRIDALPSSSFHGHVLEIAPASGSQFALLPPDNATGNYTKVVQRIPVKIVLDQASEIAPLRPGFSAEVAIHPSSNSTVR